In the Clupea harengus chromosome 16, Ch_v2.0.2, whole genome shotgun sequence genome, one interval contains:
- the LOC105904121 gene encoding homeobox protein SIX3-like: MVFRSPLEIYPSHLFLPSLADRPLLLAGSLPRARSPEDLPMFQLPSLNFSATQVASVCETLEETGDIERLGRFLWSLPVAPGACDAINKHESIQRARAVVAYHTGSFRELYHILENHKFTKDSHCKLQAMWLDAHYQEAEKLRGRPLGPVDKYRVRKKFPLPRTIWDGEQKTHCFKERTRGLLREWYLQDPYPNPSKKRELAQATGLTPTQVGNWFKNRRQRDRAAAAKNRLQHHGLGQGSLRSLSEAGCTPHSSAESPTASVSSLMERADASTILSVTDSDSDFDV; this comes from the exons ATGGTTTTCCGGTCACCCTTAGAGATTTACCCATCACACCTTTTCCTGCCTAGCCTTGCGGACCGGCCGCTGCTCTTGGCGGGTTCCCTTCCCAGAGCTCGGTCTCCGGAGGATTTGCCAATGTTTCAGCTGCCAAGCCTGAACTTCTCGGCCACACAGGTGGCCAGCGTTTGTGAGACGCTCGAGGAAACGGGAGACATCGAGAGACTTGGCCGATTTCTATGGTCCCTGCCGGTGGCCCCGGGTGCATGTGATgccattaacaaacatgaatcCATTCAGCGAGCTCGGGCTGTGGTTGCCTATCACACTGGAAGCTTCCGCGAGTTGTACCACATCCTGGAGAACCACAAGTTCACCAAAGACTCTCATTGTAAACTTCAGGCTATGTGGCTAGATGCTCACTACCAGGAAGCCGAAAAGCTCCGCGGAAGGCCTCTGGGACCAGTTGATAAGTACCGCGTACGGAAGAAGTTCCCTCTGCCTCGGACCATCTGGGATGGTGAGCAGAAGACACATTGTTTCAAAGAACGGACTCGCGGACTCTTACGAGAGTGGTACCTCCAGGACCCGTATCCAAACCCCAGCAAGAAAAGGGAATTGGCACAAGCCACGGGACTAACGCCCACCCAGGTGGGCAACTGGTTTAAGAACCGACGGcaaagagacagagctgcagcaGCCAAAAATAG acTTCAGCACCACGGCCTGGGCCAAGGCAGCCTACGATCTCTCTCCGAAGCCGGCTGCACCCCTCACAGCTCGGCCGAATCCCCAACCGCCAGTGTATCCAGCCTGATGGAGCGTGCAGATGCAAGCACCATTCTTTCTGTTACGGACAGTGACTCTGACTTTGATGTCTAG
- the LOC105904119 gene encoding intelectin-like, with the protein MLSAVFLLIWLTLKSSLVECQMGGLFCEDLEVNNNDVLKKILERIRFVGRSCKDIKQKYDINEDGLYYLATASGVVYQTYCDMTTAGGGWTLVASVHENNIQGKCTVGDRWSSEQGSNPNRPDGEGNWANTATFGTPEGATSDDYKNPGYYDITAEDVSVWHVPNRALLKHWKTAATMRYHTQTNFLKLHGGNLFELFKIFPVRYNAGGCRTNSGPTVPVVYDFGDAWKSKNLYGPNTYVETTPGYISFRVFNDERGANAICSGVQPTGSRCNTETYCIGGGGHFPEGNPRQCGDFGAFDWNGYGTHRGWSSSREMLESSVLLFYR; encoded by the exons ATGTTGAGTGCAGTTTTTCTTCTGATATGGCTTACATTGAAGTCATCCCTTGTAGAGTGTCAAATGG GTGGTCTATTTTGTGAAGATTTAGAGGTTAACAACAACGATGTTCTGAAGAAAATTTTAGAGAGAATTCGTTTTGTTGGACGAAGCTGTAAGGATATTAAGCAGAAATATGATATTAATGAGG ATGGTCTGTATTACCTCGCCACAGCCAGTGGGGTGGTGTACCAGACCTACTGTGATATGACCACAGCGGGTGGGGGCTGGACTCTGGTGGCCAGTGTGCATGAGAACAACATCCAAGGGAAGTGTACCGTCGGGGACCGCTGGTCAAGCGAGCAGGGAAGCAACCCCAACCGCCCTGATGGAGAGGGGAACTGGGCCAACACAGCCACTTTTGGAACTCCTGAAGGCGCTACCAGTGATGACTACAAA AATCCAGGTTACTATGACATCACAGCagaggatgtgtctgtgtggcatgTTCCTAATAGAGCCCTGCTGAAGCACTGGAAGACTGCTGCCACCATGCGTTACCACACCCAGACAAACTTTCTCAAACTCCACGGGGGAAATCTGTTTGAGCTCTTCAAG ATCTTCCCGGTGAGGTATAATGCAGGAGGATGTCGCACCAACAGTGGACCTACTGTTCCTGTGGTGTATGATTTTGGTGATGCTTGGAAATCTAAAAACCTTTATGGGCCAAATACATATG TTGAAACTACTCCTGGGTACATCAGCTTCAGGGTGTTTAACGACGAAAGAGGAGCCAATGCCATCTGCTCTGGAGTCCAACCCACTGGGTCTAGGTGCAACACTGAGACC TACTGCATTGGTGGTGGGGGACACTTCCCAGAGGGCAATCCACGCCAGTGCGGAGATTTCGGAGCCTTTGACTGGAATGGCTATGGAACACATCGGGGTTGGAGTAGCTCCAGGGAGATGCTCGAGTCCTCTGTGCTGCTCTTCTACCGCTGA